Genomic segment of Desulfofundulus luciae:
TCGCAAGACCATCGGCTGCTCCATGAAGCTGGTGGAGAAACACGCCTCCCTCTACCGCAAGTACAACACGCCCGATTACCAGTTCATGCTCATGCAACTTAACCGCCTGTTCGAAAGCCAAAACCTCAAAAAGGGGTAACAAAGGGGGCGGAATATTTGGAAAAGTCGCGGAAGGGTCCACGAATTTACAAAACCCTTCTGGACAAGGATTTGGTCACCGCGCAGAAACTGGAAGTCGCTCTTCGCTTTGACCTGGCCAATGAGTCCTGGCTTGCCGAGACCCTTGTAGAACGCTTCAATGTGGCCATGGACGCTTTCGAGGCCGAGCATGGGGTTCAACGGGTCAAACCCGGTGAATTGCTTGTTGAGTACCGCGGTCGGCAGGTTGCTCTCCCATTGCCGAAACCGGAATGGGCCAAACACTTAGCCGAGGATCGGGCGTTTATCCGCCATAAGACCCGGGTCGAACAAGCGACGCTGGATGTATTGAGGCAGGTGGACCCGCAGAGTGGCCTGGAAGACGTGTGGCGGCTCGTCAATCCCCGAGCTCTCCTGCCAAGGTGGGAGCCAGGTGGCTGCAAACGAATGCGTATGCCAGACAGCGCCCGGCTCATCGACCCCCGCCAGATTCGAGTCAGGCCGATTCACCACCCCAACCCTGGTGAGGTATCGGTCCCGTCCGCTGTGCGGAAACCGCTCCTGGAATTCCTTACCGGTGAAGCCGGAGTTGGAACCGCCCGGGCCAACGCTATGCTTGACTTTCTGGCGGCCCAGCGAGAGGCATATTGTCCCCTGCGTTCCGAACTCAAACCCGGACAAGCCGTCTGGCTGGCCCCGGACATGCGGGTCCGCATCCGGCGGTTCACCAAGCTTGACGAAGATAAGAGTAGCGTTCGGTTAAGCTCATCAGGCCCTGGGATTGCCAGTAGGCGTTGCCCAGGGCTCTATTCATTGGCCCGTGGGCCATCCGCCATGGCCCTTTGCGAGCGTTGGCGAATTCATGTACTACCCATTCAGGCAGTCCCAGTGCACGTAGCTCGCGGTACCTTGTCCGCACTCGCTTCCACTGCTTCCAGAGGCACATGCGCAGCCTCCTCCGCATCCAGCCTTCCAGGTTCTTGAAAATGCTGGGCGTTTCGGCCAGGGCAAAGTAGCCCATCCACCCGCCCAAATAAGCGTTTAACCGCTCTATGCGCTCAGCCATGCTTACGGGTTTATTCCGGGAGGTTATTTCCCGGATTTTCATCTTCACCCGTTTGATGGTTTGCGGTGCCAGGCGGATAAGGATTTGCCCTGTTTTGGCTTTATACATGCTAAACCCCAGGAATTTCAGTTTCCACGGCCGGTCTACCGCGCTTTTCTGCTCGTTAATTTTGAGCTTCAACCGCTCCTGCAGGAACTTACGGATACTGGCCATGACCCTTTCCCCCGCCCGCTTGCTTTTGACATATACGTTACAGTCATCGGCATAACGGACAAACTTGTGGCCCCTCTTTTCCAGTTCT
This window contains:
- a CDS encoding group II intron maturase-specific domain-containing protein encodes the protein LIRRYLTAGVMMNGVVIETAEGTPQGGPLSPLLANILLDDLDKELEKRGHKFVRYADDCNVYVKSKRAGERVMASIRKFLQERLKLKINEQKSAVDRPWKLKFLGFSMYKAKTGQILIRLAPQTIKRVKMKIREITSRNKPVSMAERIERLNAYLGGWMGYFALAETPSIFKNLEGWMRRRLRMCLWKQWKRVRTRYRELRALGLPEWVVHEFANARKGPWRMAHGPMNRALGNAYWQSQGLMSLTERYSYLRQAW